One window of Hylemonella gracilis genomic DNA carries:
- a CDS encoding ABC transporter ATP-binding protein, translated as MLQTENLTVRFGGHVAVNAVSCAFAPGTLTAIVGPNGAGKTTYFNLISGQIPASAGRVLLNGQDLTPLPAPLRTRAGLGRAFQLTNLFPKLSVLENVRLAVQAKAGAGLDFWRIWSDRRDLLRKAEQILETVALTAQRDANAASLPHGDQRKLEVALLMALEPRVFMFDEPTAGMSVDEAPVILNLIRQIKQDTSKTILLVEHKMDVVRELADRIIVLHNGELVADGQPATVIASPIVQQAYLGINPEEETA; from the coding sequence ATGCTGCAAACAGAAAACCTCACCGTCCGCTTCGGGGGCCACGTCGCGGTCAACGCCGTGTCCTGCGCCTTCGCGCCCGGCACGCTGACCGCCATCGTCGGCCCCAACGGGGCGGGCAAGACCACGTACTTCAACTTGATCTCGGGCCAGATCCCGGCCAGCGCGGGGCGTGTGCTGCTCAACGGGCAGGACCTCACGCCGCTGCCCGCGCCGCTGCGCACGCGCGCAGGTCTGGGCCGTGCTTTCCAGTTGACCAATCTGTTCCCCAAGCTCAGCGTGCTGGAGAACGTGCGGTTGGCCGTGCAGGCCAAGGCAGGGGCGGGGCTGGACTTCTGGCGTATCTGGAGCGATCGGCGCGATCTGCTTCGAAAAGCGGAGCAGATTCTGGAGACGGTGGCCTTGACCGCGCAGCGCGACGCAAATGCTGCCAGCCTGCCACACGGTGACCAGCGCAAGCTGGAAGTGGCCCTGCTGATGGCGCTGGAGCCGCGCGTCTTCATGTTCGACGAGCCCACGGCAGGCATGAGCGTGGACGAAGCCCCCGTCATCCTGAACCTGATTCGCCAGATCAAGCAGGACACATCCAAGACCATCCTGCTGGTGGAGCACAAGATGGACGTGGTGCGGGAGCTGGCCGACCGCATCATCGTGCTGCACAACGGCGAACTGGTGGCCGATGGGCAGCCGGCGACGGTGATCGCCTCGCCCATCGTGCAACAAGCCTATCTGGGTATCAACCCCGAGGAAGAGACCGCCTGA
- a CDS encoding ABC transporter ATP-binding protein, producing MPEPLLKLDGVHTHIGAYHILHGVDLVVPENELTMLLGRNGAGKTTTLRTIMGLWRASAGRITLAVNQDNTRRVLDITEWRTPDIARGVGSGGVAYVPENMGIFSDLSVKENLLLAARAARTVDDIDTARLEWIFGFFPALKKFWLHPAGKLSGGQKQMLAVARAIIEPRQLLLIDEPSKGLAPAIVQNMITAFKELKAARTTILLVEQNFHFARQLGDSVAVMDDGRVVHSGSMAALAEDEALQARLLGLSLGAHG from the coding sequence ATGCCCGAACCCTTGTTGAAGCTCGATGGCGTGCACACGCACATCGGGGCCTACCACATCCTGCACGGCGTCGACCTCGTCGTGCCCGAGAACGAGCTCACTATGCTGCTGGGCCGCAATGGCGCGGGCAAGACGACCACGCTGCGCACCATCATGGGCCTGTGGCGCGCCAGTGCAGGCCGCATCACGCTGGCGGTGAATCAAGACAACACGCGGCGCGTGTTGGACATCACTGAATGGCGGACGCCGGACATCGCGCGGGGCGTCGGCTCCGGCGGCGTGGCCTACGTGCCCGAGAACATGGGCATCTTTTCCGACCTCAGCGTGAAGGAAAACCTGCTGCTGGCCGCGCGCGCCGCGCGCACGGTGGATGACATCGACACGGCCCGGCTGGAGTGGATCTTCGGTTTCTTCCCCGCGCTCAAGAAGTTCTGGCTGCACCCGGCGGGCAAGCTCAGTGGCGGTCAGAAACAGATGCTGGCCGTGGCCCGCGCCATCATCGAGCCACGTCAATTGCTGCTGATCGACGAACCCAGCAAGGGCCTGGCGCCCGCCATCGTCCAGAACATGATCACGGCCTTCAAGGAACTCAAGGCCGCGCGGACCACCATCCTGCTCGTGGAGCAGAACTTCCATTTCGCGCGCCAGCTGGGCGACAGCGTGGCCGTGATGGACGACGGGCGCGTGGTGCACAGCGGCAGCATGGCGGCGCTGGCGGAGGATGAGGCCTTGCAGGCGCGTTTGCTGGGCTTGTCACTGGGGGCGCACGGATGA
- a CDS encoding substrate-binding domain-containing protein — MQRRTFAAVATLLATLLAVPAFSQSGEIRIAQIHSKTGPLEAYAKQSNVGLMMGLSYATGGTMTVAGKKIVVIEKDDQGKPDVGKSLLAAAYADDKVDIAIGPTASPVALAMLPVAEEYQKILLVEPAVADSITGDKWNRYIFRTGRSSSQDAAANAIALDAPGNVIATLANDNAFGRDGVKASKDFIKKAKVVHEEYLPVGTTDFTAGLLRIVDQLKNEKGRKFISVIWSGAPTPFPKIAEMDLKNRYGIELATGGNILPAMVAYKQFPGMEGALYYYFGIPKNPANDYLVKEHQKQFNAPPDFFTAGGFSAAMAVVTALKKTNGDASAEKLIAAMEGMSFDTPKGKMTFRKEDHQALQSMYHFRIKADPAYAWGVPELVREIKPEDIDLPIRNKR, encoded by the coding sequence ATGCAACGACGCACGTTCGCAGCGGTGGCAACACTGCTGGCCACTCTGTTGGCCGTACCTGCCTTCAGTCAGTCCGGCGAAATACGCATCGCCCAGATCCACAGCAAGACGGGTCCGCTGGAGGCCTACGCCAAGCAGAGCAATGTGGGCCTCATGATGGGCTTGAGCTACGCGACCGGTGGCACCATGACCGTGGCCGGCAAGAAGATCGTGGTGATCGAGAAGGACGACCAGGGCAAACCCGATGTGGGCAAGAGCCTGCTGGCCGCGGCCTATGCCGACGACAAGGTGGACATCGCCATCGGCCCGACCGCCTCGCCCGTGGCGCTGGCCATGCTGCCCGTGGCCGAGGAATACCAGAAGATCCTGCTGGTGGAGCCCGCCGTGGCCGACTCCATCACCGGCGACAAGTGGAACCGCTACATCTTCCGCACGGGCCGCAGCAGCAGCCAGGACGCCGCCGCCAACGCCATCGCCCTGGACGCGCCGGGCAACGTGATCGCCACCCTGGCCAATGACAACGCCTTCGGCCGCGACGGCGTGAAGGCCAGCAAGGACTTCATCAAGAAGGCCAAGGTGGTGCACGAGGAGTATTTGCCCGTGGGCACGACGGATTTCACAGCCGGTCTGCTGCGCATCGTGGACCAGCTCAAGAACGAGAAGGGCCGCAAGTTCATCTCCGTCATCTGGTCGGGCGCACCCACGCCCTTCCCGAAGATCGCCGAGATGGACCTGAAGAACCGCTACGGCATCGAACTCGCCACAGGCGGCAACATCCTGCCCGCCATGGTGGCCTACAAGCAGTTCCCCGGCATGGAAGGCGCGCTCTATTACTACTTCGGCATTCCGAAGAACCCGGCCAACGACTACCTGGTCAAGGAGCACCAGAAGCAGTTCAACGCGCCGCCGGACTTCTTCACCGCCGGTGGCTTCTCCGCCGCGATGGCCGTGGTGACGGCGCTGAAAAAGACCAACGGTGACGCGAGCGCCGAGAAGCTGATCGCCGCCATGGAAGGCATGAGCTTCGACACGCCCAAGGGCAAGATGACCTTCCGCAAGGAAGACCATCAGGCTCTGCAGAGCATGTACCACTTCCGCATCAAGGCCGATCCGGCCTACGCCTGGGGCGTGCCCGAGCTGGTGCGCGAGATCAAGCCCGAGGATATTGACTTGCCCATCCGCAACAAGCGCTGA
- a CDS encoding branched-chain amino acid ABC transporter permease, whose translation MLTRILSKDLPRSRVLAVLLIVLVLGLAFAPFLVPGVKALNVAAKVLVFIALVASFDLLLGYTGIVSFAHTMFFGIGAYGVAIAFTRLGANWTALAAGLAGALFVSLLLSLLIGLFSLRVKAIFYAMITLAVASAFLTLASQLSEFTGGEDGLSFRVPQLLTPGFRLFESDLLGVAVNGRIVTYYLIFLMVALMFLALLRIVNSPFGRVLQAIRENDFRAEALGYRTVIYRTLSNMISAGFATLAGCLLALWLRYNGPDTSLSFEIMLDILLIVVIGGMGTLYGAIVGSTIFLLAQSYLQDVLKALGSVMEGWPLLPAIFTPDRWLLWLGLLFVLSVYYFPTGIVGRLRERASLRAMLNAPKDKP comes from the coding sequence ATGCTGACACGTATTCTGTCCAAGGACCTGCCGCGCAGCCGCGTGCTGGCGGTGCTGCTCATCGTGCTGGTGCTGGGTCTGGCCTTCGCGCCCTTTCTCGTGCCGGGTGTCAAGGCGCTGAACGTTGCGGCCAAGGTGCTGGTCTTCATTGCCCTGGTGGCGAGCTTCGACCTGCTGCTGGGCTACACCGGCATCGTGAGCTTCGCGCACACCATGTTCTTCGGCATCGGCGCCTATGGCGTGGCCATCGCCTTCACGCGCCTGGGCGCGAACTGGACGGCCCTGGCCGCGGGCCTGGCCGGCGCCTTGTTCGTCTCGCTGCTGCTGTCCTTGCTGATCGGCCTGTTCTCCTTGCGGGTCAAGGCCATCTTCTACGCCATGATCACGCTGGCCGTGGCCTCGGCCTTCCTGACGCTGGCCTCGCAGCTTTCGGAGTTCACGGGCGGAGAGGATGGCCTGAGCTTCCGTGTGCCGCAGCTGCTGACGCCGGGCTTTCGCCTGTTCGAATCGGACCTGCTGGGTGTGGCGGTCAACGGCCGCATCGTCACCTACTACCTGATCTTCCTGATGGTGGCGCTGATGTTCCTGGCCCTGCTGCGCATCGTCAACTCGCCCTTTGGCCGGGTGCTGCAGGCCATCCGCGAGAACGATTTCCGCGCCGAGGCCTTGGGTTATCGCACGGTCATCTACCGCACCTTGTCCAACATGATCTCGGCCGGTTTCGCCACCCTGGCGGGTTGCCTGCTGGCGCTCTGGCTGCGCTACAACGGGCCGGACACATCCCTGTCCTTCGAGATCATGCTGGACATTCTGCTCATCGTCGTCATCGGTGGCATGGGCACGCTGTACGGCGCCATCGTCGGCAGCACGATCTTCCTGCTCGCGCAGAGTTATCTGCAGGACGTGCTCAAGGCGCTGGGTTCGGTGATGGAAGGCTGGCCGCTGCTGCCCGCCATCTTCACGCCCGACCGCTGGCTGCTCTGGCTGGGTCTGCTCTTCGTGCTCTCGGTCTATTACTTTCCGACCGGCATCGTGGGCCGGCTGCGGGAACGGGCCAGCCTGCGTGCCATGTTGAACGCCCCGAAGGACAAGCCATGA